A window from Desulfotignum phosphitoxidans DSM 13687 encodes these proteins:
- the ispG gene encoding flavodoxin-dependent (E)-4-hydroxy-3-methylbut-2-enyl-diphosphate synthase, translated as MGSLVMPRRKTRQIRVGPVMVGSDAPISVQSMTNTQTRDTAATIQQIHALTSAGCEIVRVAVPEMVDALAIREIKDRITIPVIADIHFDFRLALAAAESGANGLRINPGNIGARHKVKQVADCARSHGIPIRIGVNAGSLEKEIAQRLGTTAAAMKESGLANIRILEDLGFDDIKVSLKASDVARTVEAYQLLAAETDVPFHVGVTEAGGLYAGITKSAIGIGLLLSKGLGDTIRVSLTRDPVEEIRTGYEILRALGLRQRGPEIISCPTCGRCRINLFKIAEDVEKALLERDTQIKVAIMGCVVNGPGEAKEADIGIAGADGTGILFKKGKVFKKVAQDRLVDQLLYEIDKMTKNSEDVNGSKK; from the coding sequence ATGGGTTCTCTGGTGATGCCACGAAGAAAAACCCGCCAGATCCGGGTGGGGCCGGTGATGGTGGGATCTGATGCCCCGATTTCAGTCCAGTCCATGACCAATACACAGACCCGGGATACGGCAGCCACCATTCAGCAGATCCATGCCCTGACTTCAGCCGGGTGTGAAATCGTCCGGGTGGCGGTGCCGGAAATGGTTGATGCGCTGGCCATCCGGGAGATCAAGGACCGGATCACCATCCCGGTGATCGCGGATATTCATTTTGATTTCAGGCTGGCTCTGGCAGCGGCCGAGTCCGGTGCAAACGGGCTGCGCATCAATCCGGGCAATATCGGGGCACGGCATAAAGTCAAACAGGTGGCGGACTGTGCCAGATCCCACGGCATCCCCATCCGCATCGGCGTGAATGCCGGGTCCCTGGAAAAAGAGATCGCGCAGCGGCTGGGAACCACTGCCGCCGCCATGAAGGAAAGCGGGCTGGCCAATATCCGGATACTGGAGGATCTGGGATTTGATGATATCAAGGTGTCTTTGAAAGCCTCGGATGTGGCCCGGACCGTGGAAGCCTACCAGCTGCTGGCCGCTGAAACCGATGTCCCGTTTCATGTGGGGGTGACCGAGGCCGGCGGATTGTATGCCGGGATCACCAAATCCGCCATCGGTATCGGTTTGCTGCTGTCTAAGGGGTTAGGAGACACCATCCGGGTGTCTTTGACCCGGGATCCGGTGGAGGAGATCCGTACCGGGTATGAAATTCTGCGGGCACTGGGGTTACGTCAACGGGGCCCGGAGATCATATCGTGTCCCACCTGCGGCCGGTGCCGGATCAATCTGTTTAAAATTGCCGAAGATGTAGAAAAAGCTTTACTTGAACGGGATACTCAGATTAAAGTTGCTATTATGGGATGTGTTGTGAACGGGCCGGGGGAAGCAAAAGAGGCGGATATCGGTATCGCCGGAGCCGATGGTACCGGCATTTTGTTCAAAAAGGGAAAAGTATTTAAAAAAGTGGCCCAGGATCGGCTCGTGGACCAGTTATTGTATGAAATCGATAAAATGACGAAAAATTCGGAGGATGTGAATGGGAGCAAAAAATAA
- the cbiR gene encoding cobamide remodeling phosphodiesterase CbiR: MKKRFRLGTTSFIFPDHILPNVRKVGRFFDEIELLIFESMPDTVLPTDTEIAELAQLSGQMDVTYNIHLPTDVSLTHASAQARQHAAETLARVIDLCRPLKPCTHTLHLEMAGHETPEDVTAWQQAAWDGLARLMRYLPDPGMVSVETLDYPPDYLLPLLAAHDLQVCLDVGHHFRYGYDLQHSVDMFKNRIAVMHLHGVMASGQKIRDHVGLDRLPLDQLCQVMDVLKTYEGTVSLEVFNRRDLNRSLAVLSDVFEQIPAPVPG, translated from the coding sequence ATGAAAAAACGGTTTCGGCTGGGTACCACCTCTTTTATTTTTCCGGATCATATTCTTCCCAATGTCCGGAAGGTCGGCCGGTTTTTCGATGAGATCGAACTGCTGATATTTGAAAGCATGCCGGATACCGTGCTGCCCACAGACACGGAAATTGCGGAACTGGCACAATTGTCCGGGCAAATGGATGTCACATACAATATCCATTTGCCCACGGATGTGAGTCTGACCCATGCGTCGGCCCAGGCACGGCAGCATGCTGCCGAGACCCTTGCCCGGGTAATCGATCTGTGCCGGCCCCTGAAACCTTGTACACACACCTTGCATCTGGAAATGGCGGGTCATGAAACACCCGAAGATGTGACTGCCTGGCAGCAGGCGGCCTGGGACGGCCTGGCCCGGCTGATGCGGTATCTGCCGGATCCCGGGATGGTTTCCGTGGAAACGCTGGATTATCCGCCGGATTATCTGCTGCCGTTGCTGGCGGCCCATGATCTGCAGGTGTGTCTGGATGTGGGGCATCATTTCCGGTACGGGTATGACCTGCAACACAGTGTGGATATGTTCAAAAACCGCATTGCCGTGATGCACCTGCACGGGGTGATGGCATCCGGACAGAAAATCCGTGACCATGTCGGGCTGGATCGACTGCCTTTGGATCAGCTGTGCCAGGTCATGGATGTGTTGAAAACATATGAGGGCACCGTCAGCCTGGAAGTATTCAATCGAAGGGATCTGAACCGGTCTCTGGCGGTTCTGTCAGACGTGTTTGAACAGATCCCGGCCCCGGTGCCGGGTTGA
- the cbiB gene encoding adenosylcobinamide-phosphate synthase CbiB, with the protein MIEPGGYILITAFILDFFLGDPRQLPHLVVGMGKAIHFFEPRFRQMFKNPLTAGIFFTCFLVGTAYGMAWVLTGWAMRIHPLLGAGVQTLLLFYCFSIKGLKDAAMAVVASLSIKDLKTARKKLSLIVGRDTRTLDESGVTRAAVETVAENFVDGFLAPLFWALVLGVPGAVAYKMINTLDSMVGYRNETYVLFGRASARLDDAANFIPARLSVFVIAVAAACLPNISGRRAWRTGWSEGRQHKSPNAGFPEAAFAGALKIRLGGPSIYHGTRVDKPYIGSVFNDPDISAVHTACRLMQTASITGLVGALVLIALNFTVFKGF; encoded by the coding sequence ATGATCGAACCAGGCGGGTATATTCTGATCACTGCATTTATCCTGGATTTTTTTCTGGGGGACCCCCGGCAGCTTCCCCATCTGGTGGTGGGCATGGGTAAAGCGATTCACTTTTTCGAGCCCCGTTTCCGGCAGATGTTTAAAAACCCTTTGACAGCCGGAATTTTTTTCACGTGTTTTCTGGTGGGGACTGCCTATGGCATGGCCTGGGTTTTGACCGGTTGGGCCATGAGGATTCATCCGCTGCTGGGTGCGGGTGTTCAGACGCTCCTGCTGTTTTACTGTTTTTCCATTAAAGGGCTCAAAGATGCCGCCATGGCTGTGGTGGCATCTTTGTCCATCAAAGATCTGAAAACCGCCCGGAAAAAATTGAGCCTGATTGTGGGCAGAGACACCCGGACCCTGGATGAATCAGGGGTTACCCGGGCTGCGGTGGAGACGGTGGCGGAAAATTTTGTGGATGGATTTCTGGCCCCGCTCTTCTGGGCACTGGTACTGGGAGTGCCCGGCGCAGTGGCTTATAAAATGATCAATACCCTGGATTCCATGGTAGGGTATCGAAATGAGACCTATGTGTTGTTCGGCCGGGCATCAGCCCGCCTGGATGATGCGGCCAATTTTATTCCGGCACGGTTGTCGGTTTTTGTGATCGCGGTTGCGGCGGCATGTCTGCCCAACATCTCCGGAAGAAGGGCATGGCGTACCGGATGGTCCGAAGGCCGGCAGCATAAAAGTCCCAATGCGGGATTTCCGGAGGCTGCATTTGCCGGTGCCCTGAAAATTCGTCTGGGAGGACCGAGCATCTACCATGGCACGCGGGTGGACAAACCATATATCGGCAGCGTGTTTAATGACCCGGATATTTCAGCGGTTCATACCGCCTGCCGGCTGATGCAGACAGCATCCATCACCGGACTGGTAGGGGCCCTGGTTCTGATCGCCTTGAATTTCACTGTCTTCAAGGGTTTTTAG
- a CDS encoding threonine-phosphate decarboxylase — MIIGHGGNKTALAKQLGCHVDEIIDMSANLNPLGPPERIKTVIQNNISAIGHLPEPDAWSMVQGFSRYHDIDPETVIAGNGTTWFIYTLPLALQAQNVLILGPTYSDYADACRMHHIEPKFWIADFENGFVPDLEAVSKMAAHADLVFICNPNNPTGVLLDPAFVTTLLQRHPRVCFVVDESYLPFVDHSEDVSLIQAGPFPNLLVLSSMSKIFAIPGLRTGFLSGAPDWIEKVRDFSQPWHVNALAQVVIQDIFDHPEQIAPFYETTRAFIAREKQWFLQKQENFSGLVPVPGHTGFILARLENHTALPVCERVGQDRILIRDCGNFHGLNQRFVRFSLKDRATNMKLADSLAKALTQ, encoded by the coding sequence ATGATTATCGGTCACGGCGGCAACAAAACAGCACTGGCAAAGCAGCTGGGGTGTCATGTGGATGAAATCATCGACATGAGTGCCAACCTCAACCCTTTGGGTCCCCCGGAACGAATTAAAACCGTCATACAAAACAATATTTCCGCCATCGGGCACCTGCCGGAACCCGACGCCTGGTCCATGGTTCAGGGGTTTTCCCGATACCATGATATTGATCCGGAAACCGTGATTGCGGGCAATGGGACCACCTGGTTCATATACACCCTGCCCCTGGCATTGCAGGCTCAAAATGTGCTGATTCTGGGACCGACCTATTCAGATTACGCGGATGCCTGCCGGATGCACCACATTGAACCCAAGTTCTGGATCGCTGACTTTGAAAATGGATTTGTGCCGGATCTGGAAGCGGTATCAAAGATGGCGGCCCATGCGGATCTGGTGTTTATCTGCAACCCCAACAATCCCACCGGCGTGCTGCTGGACCCGGCATTTGTCACCACGTTGCTGCAGCGACATCCCCGGGTGTGTTTTGTGGTGGATGAATCCTATCTGCCGTTTGTGGATCATAGTGAAGATGTGTCCCTGATCCAGGCCGGGCCGTTTCCCAATCTGCTGGTGCTTTCCTCCATGTCTAAGATATTTGCCATTCCCGGGCTGCGTACCGGGTTTCTCAGCGGGGCCCCTGACTGGATTGAAAAAGTGAGAGACTTTAGCCAGCCCTGGCATGTCAATGCCCTGGCCCAGGTGGTGATCCAGGATATTTTTGACCATCCTGAACAGATTGCCCCGTTTTATGAAACCACCCGGGCCTTTATCGCCCGGGAAAAACAATGGTTTTTGCAAAAACAGGAAAATTTCTCCGGCCTGGTGCCGGTGCCCGGCCATACCGGATTTATTCTGGCCCGGCTGGAGAATCACACGGCGTTACCGGTGTGTGAACGGGTGGGACAGGACCGGATTTTAATCCGGGACTGCGGAAATTTTCACGGGCTGAATCAACGCTTTGTGCGATTCTCCCTGAAAGACCGGGCAACCAATATGAAACTGGCTGACAGCCTGGCAAAGGCCCTGACTCAATGA
- a CDS encoding adenosylcobinamide-GDP ribazoletransferase: MTSSFRLTQFFTDLRAGLLFLTILPAGRDAAYSPMGMIRFFPIIGLILGSLVVLTDVIASRLWPMPVAALMDLLCLLILTGAFHMDGLGDTADGIFSHRPKERVLEIMKDSRIGMMGLVTVVGVLAVKLAGIYALKLNAGPGDMLLVLLLVPAYARAGMIFGIRFLPYGRKNAGTGLDLFAAPLGAKNFIYCLIPLCLSVFLGYTGLVLNLVFVITCPGILWFYKKKMNGITGDMLGAMTEFMEAILFLACGAAFV; the protein is encoded by the coding sequence ATGACATCTTCTTTCAGATTAACCCAGTTTTTTACCGATCTGCGGGCCGGGCTGCTGTTTCTGACAATTCTGCCGGCCGGCCGGGATGCCGCATATTCTCCCATGGGCATGATCCGGTTTTTTCCGATAATCGGGTTGATTTTAGGCAGTCTGGTGGTGCTGACGGATGTGATTGCCTCCCGGCTGTGGCCGATGCCGGTTGCGGCATTGATGGATCTGCTCTGTCTTCTGATTCTTACCGGCGCTTTTCATATGGACGGGTTGGGCGACACGGCGGACGGTATTTTCAGCCACCGGCCCAAAGAACGGGTCCTGGAAATCATGAAAGACAGCCGCATCGGAATGATGGGCCTGGTCACGGTTGTCGGGGTACTGGCCGTGAAACTGGCAGGTATTTATGCATTAAAACTCAATGCAGGGCCGGGTGATATGTTGCTGGTCCTGCTGCTGGTGCCGGCTTATGCCCGGGCCGGCATGATCTTCGGCATCCGGTTTCTTCCCTATGGCCGAAAAAATGCCGGTACCGGCCTGGACCTGTTTGCTGCACCCCTGGGCGCGAAAAATTTCATTTATTGTCTTATTCCCTTGTGTTTGTCTGTGTTTTTAGGATATACGGGCCTGGTTTTAAATTTGGTGTTTGTCATTACCTGTCCGGGTATTTTATGGTTTTACAAAAAAAAAATGAACGGCATCACAGGGGATATGCTCGGGGCCATGACCGAATTTATGGAAGCGATATTGTTTCTCGCCTGCGGAGCCGCTTTTGTGTGA
- the cobU gene encoding bifunctional adenosylcobinamide kinase/adenosylcobinamide-phosphate guanylyltransferase — protein MKETDILGDRPFITLVVGGCRSGKSRFALNAANAVPGRRKIFLATSVPKDLEMTNRVQAHQAERGKDWITVEEPVNIHESISAHADTADVILVDCLTLWLSNMMAAHMDDKEIENRFEKTAQACCSTPCPVFLVSNEVGSGIVPENSLARKFRDLAGHMNQFMADTADRVVLAVAGQALQIKPGGKRISP, from the coding sequence ATGAAAGAAACAGATATTTTGGGAGACAGACCTTTTATCACGCTGGTTGTCGGCGGTTGCAGAAGCGGTAAAAGCCGGTTTGCATTGAACGCCGCCAATGCCGTTCCCGGACGGCGAAAAATTTTTCTGGCCACCTCCGTTCCTAAGGACCTGGAAATGACAAACCGGGTGCAGGCCCATCAGGCGGAGCGGGGAAAAGACTGGATAACGGTGGAAGAGCCGGTAAACATCCATGAGAGTATTTCAGCCCATGCAGATACGGCAGATGTGATTTTAGTGGATTGCCTGACCCTGTGGCTTTCAAATATGATGGCTGCTCATATGGATGATAAAGAGATTGAAAACCGGTTTGAAAAAACAGCGCAAGCCTGTTGCAGTACCCCATGTCCGGTCTTTCTGGTCAGCAATGAGGTGGGGTCCGGGATTGTGCCGGAAAATTCTCTGGCCCGGAAATTCCGTGATCTGGCCGGTCACATGAATCAGTTCATGGCAGACACGGCGGACCGGGTGGTGCTCGCTGTGGCCGGCCAGGCCCTTCAGATCAAACCGGGTGGAAAACGGATCTCACCATGA
- a CDS encoding sigma-54 interaction domain-containing protein: MKSIEEISLLYEISEALNQHMDMKKSLFKVLTVLAESMNLVRGIIFLTNRENGEIRIEIAHGISQETTQKIKYLPGEGIIGKVVETGKPAVVPRISKEPLFLDKTHSRNMTQAQEYSFICVPIKKENQVVGAISADRPFEGKQSLHQGEKILSVVAAMLAHHVINIERVRQEKEVLKTENLRLKSELENRYSFSNIIGNSNKMREVLQMIAQVAFSSATVLIRGESGTGKELVANAIHYNSERHHKPFIKINCAAIPENLIESELFGHEKGAFTGASHLKKGKFELADQGTIFLDEIGTMAPGAQVKLLRVLQEKEFERVGGYKPIQTDVRIVAATNANLEEMVQQGRFRDDLYFRLNVFPIYIPSLRMRKTDIILLADHFLEKYRKTHGKDIKRITTPAIDMMMEYHWPGNVRELENCIERAVILCNDGAIHSYHLPATLQTGTESKTLPLSLEAAVESLEKEILMDALKNTKGNIKQAARQIQITVRKFSYKAAKYGINYKEFR, from the coding sequence ATGAAATCCATTGAAGAAATCTCTTTGCTGTATGAAATCAGCGAAGCTTTGAACCAGCACATGGACATGAAAAAATCATTGTTCAAGGTGTTGACGGTTCTGGCTGAATCCATGAACCTGGTCCGGGGAATTATTTTTCTCACCAACCGGGAAAACGGAGAAATCCGCATAGAAATCGCCCATGGGATTTCTCAGGAAACCACGCAGAAAATCAAATACCTTCCCGGAGAAGGCATCATCGGCAAAGTGGTTGAGACCGGTAAACCCGCTGTGGTTCCCCGCATCAGCAAAGAGCCGTTGTTTTTAGACAAAACCCATTCCCGGAACATGACGCAGGCCCAGGAGTATTCCTTTATCTGTGTGCCCATAAAAAAAGAAAATCAGGTGGTGGGCGCCATCAGTGCAGACCGGCCGTTTGAGGGAAAACAATCGTTGCACCAGGGCGAAAAAATTTTGTCCGTGGTGGCGGCCATGCTGGCCCACCATGTCATCAATATTGAACGAGTCAGGCAGGAAAAAGAAGTCCTTAAAACGGAAAACCTGCGCCTCAAATCCGAACTGGAAAACCGGTACAGTTTTTCCAATATCATCGGCAATTCCAATAAAATGCGGGAAGTGCTCCAGATGATCGCCCAGGTCGCTTTTTCTTCGGCCACGGTGTTGATCCGCGGGGAAAGCGGCACGGGAAAAGAACTGGTGGCCAACGCCATCCACTACAATTCAGAACGGCATCACAAACCGTTCATCAAGATCAACTGTGCCGCCATTCCGGAGAATCTGATTGAAAGTGAACTGTTCGGCCATGAAAAAGGGGCGTTTACCGGGGCTTCTCACCTGAAAAAAGGCAAATTTGAACTGGCGGATCAGGGCACGATTTTTCTGGATGAAATCGGCACCATGGCACCGGGTGCTCAGGTCAAGCTGTTGCGGGTCCTCCAGGAAAAGGAATTTGAACGTGTGGGCGGATACAAACCCATCCAGACGGATGTCCGCATTGTGGCCGCCACCAACGCCAATCTTGAAGAAATGGTCCAGCAGGGGCGGTTCAGAGATGATCTGTATTTTCGGCTCAATGTGTTTCCCATATACATTCCCAGCCTGCGCATGCGAAAAACCGATATCATTCTTCTGGCCGACCATTTTCTGGAAAAATACCGGAAAACCCATGGCAAGGATATCAAACGGATCACCACCCCGGCCATTGATATGATGATGGAATACCACTGGCCCGGCAATGTCCGGGAACTGGAGAACTGCATCGAGCGCGCCGTGATCCTTTGCAACGACGGCGCGATCCATTCTTATCACCTCCCGGCCACCCTCCAGACCGGCACCGAATCCAAGACCCTGCCTTTGTCACTGGAAGCGGCCGTGGAAAGCCTGGAAAAAGAAATTCTCATGGATGCGTTGAAAAATACCAAAGGAAACATCAAGCAGGCGGCCCGGCAGATTCAGATCACCGTACGGAAATTCTCCTATAAAGCTGCCAAATATGGTATCAATTACAAAGAATTCCGATAA
- a CDS encoding MaoC family dehydratase: MGNPLRERTIRQLQPGDTFCFSRRFSQEETHAFGDLTRDYNPVHYDSRWTRSKGFKGRICHGLLVGGMICEFGGQVGWLATGMNFRFLHPVYFDDTIQCKITLTRLEKTGRAEAKAEFTNQDGRQVALAAMTGRLPLEDEKKLLNQMVQEGDPSNKLANQSEYRINQDAAVSWE, translated from the coding sequence ATGGGAAATCCACTTCGGGAGCGCACGATCAGACAATTGCAGCCGGGGGATACCTTCTGCTTTTCCCGGCGGTTTTCACAAGAGGAAACCCACGCGTTCGGAGATCTGACCCGGGACTATAATCCCGTGCATTATGATTCGAGATGGACCCGTTCCAAAGGGTTCAAAGGCCGGATCTGTCACGGGCTTTTAGTGGGAGGCATGATCTGCGAATTCGGCGGCCAGGTGGGATGGCTGGCCACGGGAATGAATTTCAGATTTCTGCATCCTGTATATTTTGACGATACCATTCAATGCAAGATCACATTGACCCGTTTGGAGAAAACCGGCCGGGCTGAAGCCAAAGCCGAGTTCACCAACCAGGACGGGCGTCAGGTAGCCCTGGCCGCCATGACCGGCCGACTGCCCCTTGAAGACGAAAAAAAGTTGCTGAACCAAATGGTTCAAGAAGGCGATCCTTCCAATAAACTGGCCAACCAGTCTGAATACCGCATCAATCAGGATGCGGCGGTTTCATGGGAATGA
- a CDS encoding M23 family metallopeptidase: protein MIMIFFCTSAFSLTPKLQGYLIDPNEINQIHPVDKKTIAGVFKTGDTASTVLKPYLPLKTIFQLEKQSRPIFPFTRFKAGRPFSVTLFQGDFSEFEYEIDARSRLVIQKTGNQFDVIKTPIQYEIKEETIRLDVESNISTALKKAGYCPSLAWELSDIFAWDIDFAKDIQTGDRFQLLVEKQFRHGEYKGYGQVLAAVFVNNGSPYRAFRYTDTKGRAGYYDEKGKSLQKSFLKSPVNYSRISSYFSNSRLHPILKVKRPHPGIDYSAPKNTPIKTVADGVIREIAYNKTMGRYITIQHINGYETSYLHMNSFAKGMKKGGSVSQGDVIGYVGKTGLATGYHLDFRMTKNGRHINPLDTPKIQVEPIPEEEMDRFENRVAEYVEKLTDGQSVALSSP, encoded by the coding sequence ATGATAATGATTTTTTTTTGTACCAGCGCGTTTTCCCTGACACCGAAATTACAGGGTTATCTCATTGATCCCAATGAAATAAATCAGATACATCCGGTTGATAAAAAAACAATAGCGGGTGTTTTCAAAACCGGGGATACCGCATCCACTGTTCTCAAGCCGTATCTGCCTTTGAAAACCATTTTTCAGCTTGAAAAACAGAGCCGGCCCATATTTCCTTTTACCCGGTTCAAAGCGGGCCGACCCTTTAGTGTGACGCTTTTTCAGGGTGATTTTTCAGAGTTTGAGTATGAGATCGATGCCCGGTCCAGATTGGTGATTCAAAAGACCGGGAATCAATTTGACGTCATTAAAACACCGATCCAGTATGAGATCAAAGAAGAGACCATCCGCCTGGATGTCGAATCTAATATCAGTACGGCGTTGAAAAAAGCGGGATATTGTCCGTCTCTGGCCTGGGAACTCTCTGATATTTTTGCCTGGGACATTGATTTTGCAAAAGATATTCAGACGGGAGACCGGTTTCAGTTACTGGTGGAAAAACAATTCAGACATGGAGAATACAAAGGGTACGGACAGGTTCTGGCAGCGGTATTTGTAAATAACGGTAGTCCTTACAGGGCATTTCGCTACACAGACACGAAAGGACGTGCCGGATATTACGATGAAAAGGGAAAATCCCTTCAAAAATCATTTTTAAAATCGCCGGTGAATTATTCCAGGATCAGTTCCTATTTTTCCAACAGCCGGCTTCATCCTATCCTGAAAGTGAAGCGGCCGCATCCGGGAATTGATTATTCAGCCCCGAAAAATACCCCCATCAAAACCGTGGCAGACGGTGTGATCAGGGAAATAGCCTACAATAAAACCATGGGCAGATATATCACCATCCAGCATATCAACGGATATGAAACCAGCTATTTACATATGAACAGTTTTGCCAAAGGGATGAAAAAAGGCGGTTCCGTTTCCCAGGGAGATGTGATCGGGTATGTGGGAAAAACAGGCCTGGCCACGGGATACCATCTGGATTTCAGAATGACCAAAAACGGCCGGCACATCAATCCTCTGGATACGCCGAAGATCCAGGTGGAGCCGATACCCGAGGAAGAGATGGACCGGTTTGAAAACAGGGTGGCCGAATATGTGGAAAAATTGACGGACGGCCAGTCCGTGGCCCTGTCTTCGCCCTAG
- a CDS encoding NAD(P)(+) transhydrogenase (Re/Si-specific) subunit beta: MTLVLDFCLIGVLIVGIWLFHRPAEAKYGNLTAAAALACAMGLVIYRYGIMHPFVVVICLLVGGVIGIWVARKITMIQIPAMVAFQNGAGGIAAFFLSFVELMRGAGQMGAINEMSGLVNLAVGSLTFSGSMVAAGKLAGVLKQTPTILTNHTRLVQANLGIVILLMLIAFFLPGTAAVVFYLIIFALSIGFGILFSMRVGGADMPVLISFLNATTGLAAALCGMIIENQLLIACGATVAASGSILTHMMCRAMNRSLYHVFIPEKAPEKPVSTMDELPENNLFSTGGQMTEPEQTIHEEMSEPEKETPDADPLKTAVHQVQTADTVVIVPGYGMAVAQAQFEVIELTRLLMDMGKQVIFAIHPVAGRMPGHMNVLLAEAGVDYDMLKEMDEVNPTFAGTDLCLVIGACDVVNPAAMETDGSPISGMPILNAHEAKQVICCNLDDKPGYSGVENALYQNSNTLMLLGNAKQTLGQLLEALTETPAAVQEKLTAQDETAGKEASAAPPMEKAVNRLMSGEKIIIIPGYGMAQAQAQFQVKELADLLESAGKQVSFAIHPVAGRMPGHMNVLLAEAEVDYDKLIDMDEINPEFSQTDVALVFGACDVVNPSAIHVEGTPISGMPILNAHEAKTIVVCNYDTQPGYSGVGNTLYDDPKTILLMGDAADTARELTAAIQKKR; encoded by the coding sequence ATGACTCTGGTGCTGGATTTTTGTCTGATCGGTGTACTGATTGTCGGGATCTGGCTGTTCCACCGGCCGGCTGAGGCAAAATACGGCAACCTGACCGCCGCCGCGGCCCTGGCGTGTGCCATGGGGCTGGTGATTTACAGATACGGGATCATGCATCCTTTTGTGGTGGTGATCTGTCTTCTGGTCGGAGGGGTGATCGGCATCTGGGTGGCCCGGAAAATCACCATGATCCAGATACCCGCCATGGTGGCGTTTCAGAACGGTGCCGGCGGGATTGCCGCTTTTTTTCTTTCTTTTGTGGAATTAATGAGAGGGGCGGGCCAGATGGGAGCCATCAATGAAATGTCGGGTCTTGTGAACCTGGCCGTGGGATCATTGACCTTTTCAGGCAGTATGGTGGCGGCCGGCAAACTGGCGGGTGTGCTGAAACAGACCCCCACTATTTTGACAAATCATACCCGGCTGGTTCAGGCGAATCTGGGGATCGTGATCCTGTTGATGCTCATCGCTTTTTTTCTGCCCGGGACCGCGGCGGTTGTTTTTTATCTGATCATATTTGCCCTGTCCATTGGGTTCGGCATTTTGTTTTCCATGCGGGTGGGCGGGGCGGATATGCCGGTGCTCATCTCTTTTTTAAACGCCACCACCGGTCTGGCTGCCGCCTTGTGCGGCATGATCATCGAAAACCAGCTGCTGATTGCCTGCGGTGCCACTGTGGCGGCTTCCGGATCCATTCTCACCCATATGATGTGCCGGGCCATGAACCGAAGCCTTTATCATGTGTTTATACCGGAAAAAGCACCTGAAAAACCGGTGTCCACCATGGATGAACTACCTGAAAACAATTTGTTTTCAACCGGTGGTCAGATGACTGAACCGGAACAAACTATCCATGAAGAGATGTCTGAACCGGAAAAAGAAACACCTGACGCGGATCCTTTGAAAACCGCAGTTCATCAGGTTCAAACCGCAGATACCGTTGTTATTGTGCCGGGATACGGCATGGCCGTGGCCCAGGCTCAGTTTGAGGTAATTGAATTGACCCGCCTTCTGATGGATATGGGCAAACAGGTGATTTTTGCCATCCATCCGGTGGCCGGGCGCATGCCCGGACACATGAATGTGCTGCTGGCCGAGGCGGGCGTGGATTATGACATGCTCAAGGAAATGGATGAGGTGAACCCGACATTTGCAGGAACGGATCTGTGTCTGGTGATCGGGGCCTGCGACGTGGTGAATCCGGCAGCCATGGAAACCGACGGGTCTCCCATATCCGGTATGCCGATTTTAAACGCCCATGAGGCAAAACAGGTGATATGCTGCAACCTGGACGACAAGCCCGGATATTCCGGAGTGGAAAACGCGTTGTATCAAAACAGTAACACCCTGATGCTTTTGGGCAATGCCAAACAGACCCTTGGGCAGCTGCTGGAGGCGTTGACTGAAACACCGGCAGCGGTTCAGGAAAAATTAACGGCTCAGGATGAAACAGCAGGAAAAGAAGCGTCGGCAGCCCCCCCGATGGAAAAAGCGGTGAACCGGCTGATGTCCGGTGAAAAAATCATCATCATCCCCGGATACGGCATGGCCCAGGCCCAGGCCCAGTTCCAGGTGAAAGAACTGGCGGATCTGCTGGAATCTGCGGGAAAACAAGTGTCATTTGCCATCCATCCCGTGGCCGGACGCATGCCCGGGCATATGAATGTGCTGCTGGCCGAGGCGGAAGTGGATTATGACAAACTCATAGACATGGATGAGATCAATCCTGAATTTTCACAAACCGATGTGGCCCTGGTATTCGGGGCGTGTGACGTGGTGAATCCTTCGGCCATCCATGTGGAAGGCACGCCCATCTCAGGCATGCCCATTCTCAACGCCCATGAGGCGAAAACCATTGTGGTCTGCAACTATGACACCCAGCCCGGTTACTCGGGTGTGGGCAATACCCTGTATGATGATCCCAAAACCATTCTGTTGATGGGAGATGCCGCAGATACAGCCAGAGAGTTGACAGCAGCCATCCAAAAAAAGCGCTGA